From Desulfosalsimonas propionicica, the proteins below share one genomic window:
- a CDS encoding response regulator translates to MSDSANIPKDCIHLLLVDDEEGYVNVLANRLGKRGMDVAKAYCGADALQAVRSRDFDVVVLDLKMEDMDGLEVLQILKQLDKGMEVIMLTGHGSQAAARAGLEHGAFDYLTKPCELDELLDKIRDACVHKKNKKDQK, encoded by the coding sequence ATGTCTGATTCAGCAAACATCCCGAAAGACTGTATCCATCTTTTGCTTGTGGATGACGAGGAGGGTTACGTCAATGTCCTGGCCAACCGTCTTGGAAAACGGGGCATGGATGTGGCAAAAGCCTACTGCGGTGCCGATGCCCTCCAGGCCGTGCGTTCCAGGGATTTTGACGTGGTGGTGCTGGATCTGAAGATGGAAGACATGGATGGTCTGGAAGTTCTTCAGATTTTAAAGCAACTGGATAAGGGTATGGAGGTGATCATGCTCACCGGCCACGGATCCCAGGCAGCGGCCCGGGCCGGACTGGAGCACGGAGCTTTTGATTATCTGACCAAACCCTGCGAACTCGATGAGTTGCTGGACAAAATCCGGGATGCCTGTGTGCACAAGAAAAATAAGAAAGATCAAAAATAA
- a CDS encoding SLC13 family permease codes for MFFKSNIFKLGMAILLGVIVLLLPRPEGTQFRINGDPGQQVLAAVDSHFSLAAAKKLKQGAYILKVRPEQPIENPGVHLNEQLKKMDLEGVSMDYVDGLAPKGKRFLAMLAGLIFLFIVEPIPLEITAILIGVFLVIMGVSGVEGAWAPYMHPVVLFIMCCLIFAIALDKAGITRRLGMFIIKKAGTSVTRFTFIIAIGLGLASSFMHDAAACAVGIVTMLPLMRAAGIDPNTRTARFMMLSLPFACSAGGMGSLVGGGRNMVAAAFLKEFTGIELTFFDWILYAMPAAMLTVPIAVFVVYLVYRPDPTIALPKFDEEMGPWTRHEIVTLIIVGLAFLTWLTKGIHGIHYSITGMLAVALLAVTRCLTWEDINDNLEWGTALFIFGGGISLGLAMGYSGAGEFFANLFFPLIQGKGWLVMFIGVGVFGAIVTNAMANVAAAALILPIVIPMAQMEGVDPRVLALCLGMACSFAYLLVIGCPPNAIAYSYRYFKSSDLTRLGLVVMPILLSVLVLVAAVWWHILGLV; via the coding sequence ATGTTTTTCAAATCCAATATATTCAAACTGGGCATGGCCATACTGCTCGGTGTCATCGTGTTGTTGCTGCCCCGACCGGAAGGGACCCAGTTCCGGATAAACGGAGATCCCGGTCAGCAGGTTCTGGCAGCGGTTGACAGCCATTTTTCCCTCGCAGCCGCCAAAAAGCTGAAGCAGGGCGCCTATATTCTGAAAGTCCGGCCGGAGCAGCCCATTGAAAACCCGGGGGTCCATCTCAATGAGCAGTTGAAGAAAATGGATCTGGAGGGAGTTTCCATGGACTATGTGGACGGGCTTGCGCCAAAGGGAAAACGATTTCTGGCCATGCTTGCGGGACTGATCTTTTTATTCATCGTGGAGCCCATCCCCCTGGAAATTACGGCCATATTGATCGGCGTGTTTCTTGTGATCATGGGCGTTTCCGGCGTCGAAGGCGCTTGGGCGCCCTACATGCATCCGGTGGTCCTGTTTATCATGTGCTGCCTGATTTTTGCCATTGCCCTGGACAAGGCCGGGATCACCAGGCGGCTGGGCATGTTTATCATCAAAAAGGCCGGCACCAGCGTGACCCGGTTTACCTTTATTATTGCCATCGGACTGGGGCTGGCGTCATCCTTCATGCATGATGCTGCTGCCTGCGCCGTGGGCATTGTCACCATGCTGCCGCTGATGCGGGCAGCCGGCATTGATCCCAACACCCGGACCGCCCGCTTTATGATGCTGTCTCTGCCCTTTGCCTGTTCAGCCGGCGGAATGGGTTCCCTGGTGGGCGGCGGACGCAATATGGTGGCCGCTGCCTTTTTAAAGGAATTTACCGGCATTGAGCTGACCTTTTTCGACTGGATTCTTTATGCCATGCCCGCGGCGATGCTAACCGTGCCCATTGCGGTTTTTGTGGTGTATCTGGTCTACCGGCCGGATCCCACCATTGCGCTGCCCAAATTCGATGAGGAGATGGGGCCCTGGACCCGACATGAAATTGTTACCCTGATCATTGTGGGCCTGGCGTTTCTGACCTGGTTGACCAAGGGGATTCACGGAATACACTACTCCATTACCGGTATGCTGGCCGTGGCCCTGCTGGCGGTGACACGCTGTCTTACGTGGGAGGACATCAATGACAACCTGGAATGGGGCACGGCCCTGTTTATTTTCGGCGGTGGTATTTCCCTGGGGTTGGCCATGGGCTATTCCGGGGCCGGCGAGTTCTTCGCCAACCTGTTTTTCCCGCTGATTCAGGGCAAGGGCTGGCTGGTGATGTTTATCGGGGTGGGCGTGTTCGGGGCCATTGTCACCAATGCCATGGCCAATGTGGCAGCCGCGGCCCTGATTCTGCCCATCGTCATTCCCATGGCTCAGATGGAGGGCGTGGATCCCAGGGTACTGGCCCTGTGCCTGGGAATGGCTTGTTCGTTTGCTTACCTGCTGGTGATCGGGTGCCCGCCCAATGCCATTGCCTACAGTTACCGGTATTTCAAATCATCTGACCTGACCAGGCTGGGTCTGGTTGTCATGCCGATTCTGCTGAGCGTTCTGGTTTTGGTGGCCGCGGTCTGGTGGCATATTCTGGGGCTTGTATAA